A portion of the Candidatus Methylomirabilota bacterium genome contains these proteins:
- a CDS encoding sulfite oxidase, whose amino-acid sequence MDQGLTRRAFVIHVGAAAALLGRVVPSAAQTSPGPVAGKDKLIVRSPRPINLETPLKDLGADITPTDLFFVRNNYDGPEIDASQYVLKVDGDVDNPLTLRLDDLKRMEQITQTITLECAGNGRSFYSPKAPGLQWENGAVGTAVWKGVRLSDVLRLARPGPGASHVVPDGNDEPPTPQAPDFIRSHPIWKAMEPHTMIALEMNGRPVSHLHGGPARLIVPGWIGSASLKWLVRLTLADKEWDGPFMQRSYRSPRVEDPKQTYSLQSLECKSLIMSPLDGAKMAAGAQMIQGYAWAGEGSVTGVDVSLDGGKTWAPAALSGAAHRYAWRRWELPWTAAAGAHTIMARATDSLGRVQPGGKARDPQGYRWNVIHAVRVDVA is encoded by the coding sequence ATGGACCAGGGGCTCACACGTCGCGCGTTCGTGATCCACGTAGGCGCTGCAGCCGCGCTTTTGGGGCGCGTCGTCCCGTCCGCCGCTCAGACCTCGCCAGGGCCGGTGGCCGGCAAGGACAAGCTGATCGTGCGGAGCCCCCGTCCGATCAACCTCGAGACGCCGCTCAAGGACTTGGGCGCCGACATCACCCCGACCGATCTCTTCTTCGTCCGGAACAACTACGACGGGCCGGAGATCGACGCCAGCCAGTACGTGCTCAAGGTGGACGGAGACGTGGACAACCCGCTGACCCTCCGCCTGGACGATCTCAAGCGGATGGAGCAGATCACCCAAACCATCACGCTCGAATGCGCGGGCAATGGGCGCAGCTTCTACTCTCCCAAGGCCCCCGGCCTTCAGTGGGAGAACGGCGCGGTGGGCACCGCCGTCTGGAAGGGGGTGCGGTTGTCCGATGTCCTGCGCCTGGCGCGCCCCGGTCCCGGCGCCTCCCACGTCGTGCCGGACGGCAATGACGAGCCCCCGACGCCTCAGGCGCCGGACTTCATCCGCAGCCATCCCATCTGGAAGGCGATGGAGCCGCACACGATGATCGCCCTCGAGATGAACGGCCGGCCGGTGTCCCACCTCCACGGCGGCCCCGCGCGGTTGATCGTTCCCGGCTGGATCGGCTCGGCGTCGCTCAAGTGGCTGGTGCGGCTCACGCTGGCGGACAAGGAGTGGGACGGCCCATTCATGCAGCGGAGCTACCGCTCCCCACGGGTCGAGGATCCCAAGCAGACCTATTCGCTCCAGTCTCTCGAATGCAAGTCCCTGATCATGAGCCCGCTCGACGGCGCGAAGATGGCGGCCGGGGCGCAGATGATCCAGGGGTACGCGTGGGCGGGAGAAGGCTCCGTCACCGGCGTGGATGTCTCCCTCGACGGCGGCAAGACGTGGGCGCCGGCCGCGCTGAGCGGCGCGGCGCACCGGTACGCCTGGCGCCGGTGGGAGCTGCCATGGACGGCGGCCGCCGGCGCGCACACCATCATGGCGCGGGCCACCGACTCGCTCGGCCGCGTGCAGCCGGGCGGCAAGGCGCGCGATCCGCAGGGCTACCGCTGGAACGTGATCCACGCCGTCCGGGTCGATGTGGCGTAG
- a CDS encoding HAD family phosphatase, which yields MPRSPPLPRASTSLRGVIFDFGGVLWDMCWDVARQLDHAHGLPRSSVFETLYRTGAWEAVERGRGDRQAWLAAAHGMLEARAGRPLPPLHEEWRASQRAIEPNLRLVSELRPSYKLAILSNADISLRERLEGDIGIHHLFDDIVCSAEVGMAKPEPAVYLLSAERLGLEPRECVFVDDLDTNVEAARQVGMQTVLFSKDKGDDLRAQLATLGVAPRR from the coding sequence ATCCCACGAAGTCCCCCGCTGCCAAGGGCAAGTACTAGTCTGCGCGGTGTCATCTTCGACTTCGGCGGTGTCCTCTGGGACATGTGCTGGGACGTGGCTCGCCAGCTCGACCACGCGCACGGGCTGCCCCGCTCGTCCGTTTTCGAGACGCTCTACCGCACGGGGGCGTGGGAGGCCGTCGAGCGCGGCCGCGGCGATCGGCAGGCATGGCTCGCGGCCGCGCATGGAATGCTCGAGGCGCGCGCGGGCAGGCCGCTGCCGCCGCTGCACGAGGAGTGGCGGGCCTCCCAGCGCGCCATCGAGCCCAACCTCCGCCTCGTCAGCGAGCTCCGCCCCTCCTACAAGCTCGCCATCCTGAGCAACGCCGACATCTCGCTGCGCGAGCGCCTCGAGGGGGATATCGGCATCCACCACCTCTTCGACGACATCGTCTGCTCGGCCGAGGTGGGCATGGCCAAGCCTGAGCCCGCCGTCTATCTCCTCTCGGCCGAGCGGCTCGGCCTCGAGCCCCGCGAGTGCGTCTTCGTCGATGACCTCGACACCAACGTCGAAGCCGCGCGGCAGGTGGGGATGCAGACTGTGCTCTTCAGCAAAGACAAGGGCGACGACCTCCGCGCCCAGCTGGCCACCCTCGGCGTGGCGCCGCGACGCTGA
- a CDS encoding methionine synthase, which translates to MLDTTIAGSLPKPAWLAAPKTLWAPWRLEGAALDEGKRDAVRLALRDQEEAGIDIVTDGEQTRRHFVWGFVEQLDGVDFSKMVTIGIRADRYKADVPTVTAPLRRRGPIHTDEIRFLRGETRRPVKFTIPGPMTIADTIHDAHYGSRAKLGMALAALINDEARELAALGVDVIQLDEPAFNVYMDEVRDWGVAALDRAVEGLACKTAVHICYGYGIKANTDWKKTLGDEWRQYELTFPLLAKSRIGAVSLECANSRVPMPLIGLLGGKDVLVGAIDVASDRAETPAEVAAVIREALKHVKASQIFPCTNCGMVPLDRELARAKLRALGAGAALVRRELA; encoded by the coding sequence ATGCTCGACACGACCATAGCCGGCAGCCTGCCCAAGCCCGCGTGGCTCGCCGCGCCGAAGACGCTCTGGGCGCCGTGGCGCCTCGAGGGCGCGGCGCTCGACGAGGGCAAGCGCGACGCCGTCCGCCTCGCCCTCCGCGACCAGGAGGAGGCCGGCATCGACATCGTCACCGACGGTGAGCAGACGCGGCGCCACTTCGTCTGGGGCTTCGTCGAGCAGCTGGACGGCGTGGACTTCTCGAAGATGGTCACGATCGGCATCCGCGCCGACCGCTACAAGGCAGATGTCCCGACGGTGACGGCGCCGCTCCGCCGGCGCGGCCCGATCCATACCGACGAGATCCGCTTCCTCCGCGGGGAGACGCGGCGCCCGGTCAAGTTCACGATCCCGGGACCCATGACCATCGCCGACACCATCCACGACGCCCACTACGGCAGCCGCGCGAAGCTCGGCATGGCGCTGGCCGCCCTTATCAACGACGAGGCGCGGGAGCTCGCCGCGCTCGGCGTGGACGTGATCCAGCTCGACGAGCCGGCCTTCAACGTCTACATGGACGAGGTGCGCGACTGGGGCGTCGCCGCCCTCGACCGCGCCGTCGAGGGCCTCGCGTGCAAGACGGCGGTGCATATCTGCTACGGTTACGGCATCAAGGCCAACACCGACTGGAAAAAGACGCTCGGCGACGAGTGGCGACAGTACGAGCTGACCTTCCCCCTGCTGGCCAAGAGCCGCATCGGCGCGGTCTCGCTCGAGTGCGCGAACTCGCGCGTGCCGATGCCGCTGATCGGCCTGCTCGGCGGCAAGGACGTGCTGGTGGGGGCGATCGACGTGGCGAGCGACAGGGCGGAGACCCCGGCGGAGGTCGCCGCCGTGATCCGCGAGGCTCTGAAGCACGTGAAGGCCTCGCAGATCTTCCCCTGCACCAACTGCGGCATGGTGCCGCTCGACCGCGAGCTCGCGCGCGCCAAGCTCCGCGCGCTCGGCGCCGGCGCGGCCCTCGTCCGCCGCGAGCTCGCCTAG
- a CDS encoding VTT domain-containing protein, whose translation MDFLYGVLTGAYSMDVLIQWGGYILLVSIVFTETGLLVGLFLPGDSLLITAGLLAGAGKLDIWWLNILVIAAAIVGDSTGYAIGVRLGPRIFTREKSLLFDPKHVVRTQRFYEKYGPKTIVIARFVPIIRTFAPVLAGVGAMRYRRFLTYNVAGGIGWVASMTWAGYLLGQTVPNISKHMHVLVIVIIVLSCVPIAIEIYRERRKTARRL comes from the coding sequence ATGGACTTCCTCTACGGCGTCCTCACCGGCGCGTACTCCATGGACGTGCTCATCCAGTGGGGCGGCTACATCCTGCTGGTCTCCATCGTCTTCACCGAGACCGGGCTCCTGGTTGGATTGTTCCTCCCGGGGGATTCCCTCCTGATCACGGCGGGGCTGCTGGCCGGCGCGGGGAAGCTGGACATCTGGTGGCTCAACATCCTGGTGATCGCGGCGGCCATCGTCGGCGATAGCACGGGCTACGCCATCGGCGTGCGCCTGGGCCCGCGCATCTTCACGCGTGAGAAGTCGCTGCTGTTCGATCCGAAGCACGTGGTGCGGACCCAGCGCTTCTACGAGAAGTACGGGCCCAAGACCATCGTCATCGCCCGCTTCGTGCCGATCATCCGCACCTTCGCGCCCGTGCTGGCCGGCGTGGGCGCGATGCGCTACCGGCGCTTCCTGACCTACAACGTGGCGGGAGGGATCGGCTGGGTCGCGTCGATGACCTGGGCGGGTTATCTCCTCGGCCAGACCGTGCCGAACATCTCGAAGCACATGCACGTGCTCGTGATCGTCATCATCGTGCTCTCGTGCGTTCCCATCGCAATCGAGATCTATCGAGAGCGCCGGAAGACCGCCAGGCGACTCTAG
- a CDS encoding LLM class flavin-dependent oxidoreductase gives MPRTAIFLSPGADLAAAVDLARRADGAGYESVWVTHGLGRDGLQVLAAYAHAAPRVALGTGVIPIYPRHPVVLAQEALTLQEVSGGRLRLGIGVSHRSMMEGALGLDMGRPLEVVREYVAVLRQAFTSRVDHAGPRYRVAWQSGVPRLPPPPPIYLAGLGTAMLELAGEIADGAVLWLCTPAYIREHAVPAIRRGRERAGKALDGFEIVASVPAAVTADRVAAAAAFKGELARYLALPFYRAMLEKSGFGAEIAAWSAGPGPAAVDDRLARGLGAVGDAETLRAFMAAYREAGVTLPAIRPIGFPDAPHYLPTLEAGAAF, from the coding sequence ATGCCGCGTACCGCGATCTTCCTCTCTCCCGGCGCCGATCTCGCCGCGGCCGTGGACCTCGCCCGGCGGGCCGACGGAGCGGGCTACGAGAGCGTCTGGGTCACCCACGGCCTCGGGCGCGACGGGCTCCAGGTTTTGGCGGCGTACGCGCACGCCGCGCCCCGCGTCGCTTTGGGCACGGGCGTCATCCCGATCTATCCGCGCCACCCGGTGGTGCTGGCCCAGGAGGCCTTGACGCTTCAGGAGGTCTCGGGCGGCAGGCTCCGCCTCGGCATCGGCGTGAGTCACCGCTCGATGATGGAAGGCGCCCTCGGCCTCGACATGGGCCGGCCGCTCGAGGTTGTCCGCGAATATGTCGCGGTTCTGCGCCAGGCGTTCACGAGCCGCGTCGACCATGCGGGGCCGCGCTATCGCGTGGCGTGGCAGAGCGGGGTGCCGCGGCTGCCGCCGCCGCCGCCGATCTACCTGGCGGGGCTGGGGACCGCGATGCTCGAGCTCGCCGGCGAGATCGCCGACGGCGCGGTGCTCTGGCTCTGCACCCCTGCCTACATCCGCGAGCACGCGGTACCCGCCATCCGCCGCGGGCGCGAGCGGGCCGGCAAGGCGCTCGACGGCTTCGAGATCGTGGCCTCGGTACCGGCGGCGGTGACCGCTGACCGCGTCGCGGCTGCGGCGGCCTTCAAGGGTGAGCTCGCGCGCTACCTGGCCCTGCCTTTTTACCGCGCCATGTTGGAGAAGTCCGGCTTCGGCGCCGAGATCGCCGCCTGGAGCGCCGGCCCTGGTCCCGCGGCCGTGGACGACCGCCTCGCACGGGGTCTGGGCGCCGTCGGCGACGCCGAGACGCTCCGGGCCTTCATGGCGGCCTATCGCGAGGCCGGCGTCACGCTGCCGGCGATCCGCCCCATCGGTTTTCCCGACGCGCCCCACTATCTGCCCACGCTCGAGGCTGGCGCGGCTTTCTGA